The proteins below are encoded in one region of Pirellulales bacterium:
- a CDS encoding Druantia anti-phage system protein DruA, with translation MNIPLHSRLLGIAAERFFGLARKIASAQNGQPVPRFSDWAEIEAEWARNNSALNGQAGQYEAAARLLLDLAMLKWRVRVEGSEIELEAPALGSRRSMTVEETKAAKDAVRRELAPMLYEQFNDPRVRHFLDLMETPGENSALASIRQLIADGAEVFERMRPALLITGDDRGRVLSHCVRPYLQLVPDENEDPISDEFTGHSLGNIWRYFRYSWSIPNTPIPGRRLNYLVRDAAHPCHAVMGIAALGNSPMQSGPRDDAIGWSTDAFRSRLRQAGSRRDRRELRHCHRFLENTLENALAEIETKSLVKKNELERPTEVVIERLRRRSAEFAERRQDVLQAISGETTNSPKYLQEMETCDADLPPVKVALLELEGRAINDENKLRSRQMLVAKKRAFELSRLLQARLTLQREADRLTDPAAIEGLLREDAFNSALNTTLVSAKSARAGTNMLEVTTCGAIPPYNHLLAGKLTALLLLSPQVADDYRRRYGDQPSVISSQLKNAPRTKGCTLAWLNTTSLFAIGSSQYERLRLPAGIIASEQPEIRYKFLGETEGYGTVQFSKATTEAIQQALEDETTYRHVNHVFGEGPSPKFRKLRSGMDLLGFNATVLMRHDQPRRVYAVSFWSKAAEFLRGESAHVPEFLRHPERYRDATDRIVEYWRRRWLANRIDFAPALESLRQGRGWLLSDRLQPTGEPTHRKQRPGSAGKPVQSHPELDFWRDLAVAGSRVCADELTDEELSRLHVPQPLDKFLVDKVKKGFSLILTGNAGDGKTHLLKRLKSEFDRVKAEVVYDATAIMKPGDVSPILKLWKKAIKAGRPFCLAANEYPLFLLRRHQGRELPQHIAEIDRQCKGRLVYGPDESPEEAAREKVLVVDLSLRNPLVSGFAEKLLQQMLSRREVLAAAKSDAEGDLAWNLRRLNQPEIQTRLLNLFHRLASAGRRATVRELWILVARLLFGECRPDNVPVRSPSRWYSERLFQTDPRFTLPGLLADLADPARHSHPRWDARLEYSQTNDADWLVDGVPVSQARDGDRFRALKRRFYFEHREGLRAFELAGTPGQRLLTLLVELREPDHGFKNNLVAAINRAYCAVPFPEAATNLYLWIGHRFHEQPSHAYVACQQIPASTLRFMLPRLPRRLSGAFGYQPDHVRVEFQQSAGQSVRLDVDYTLFVALEKLEQGLPRHLLPARDVNRLDAFLDELRRTDVSQTNVFFIHNHDTRTTAKIILSADGKRYEEVTTFE, from the coding sequence ATGAACATTCCTCTTCATTCTCGGCTTCTTGGGATCGCCGCCGAACGGTTCTTTGGGCTGGCGCGTAAAATCGCTTCGGCGCAAAATGGGCAGCCGGTGCCGCGGTTTTCGGATTGGGCCGAAATCGAAGCCGAATGGGCCCGGAATAATTCGGCCCTGAATGGGCAGGCAGGCCAGTACGAGGCTGCCGCGAGATTGCTGCTGGACTTGGCAATGCTGAAGTGGCGAGTGCGCGTCGAAGGGAGCGAAATCGAGCTGGAGGCCCCCGCGTTGGGCAGCCGCCGCAGCATGACCGTTGAAGAGACGAAGGCCGCAAAAGACGCTGTTCGCCGTGAATTGGCTCCAATGCTGTATGAGCAATTCAATGACCCGCGGGTCAGGCACTTCCTGGACCTGATGGAAACCCCTGGCGAAAACTCTGCCCTTGCGAGCATTCGTCAGTTAATTGCCGACGGCGCAGAGGTCTTCGAGCGAATGCGGCCAGCGCTGTTAATCACTGGCGACGACCGGGGCAGGGTGTTGTCTCATTGCGTGCGGCCATATTTGCAACTCGTGCCCGATGAAAACGAGGATCCAATCAGCGATGAGTTCACGGGCCATTCACTAGGCAATATCTGGCGGTATTTTCGCTATTCATGGTCGATTCCAAATACACCGATTCCTGGCCGACGTTTGAACTATTTGGTGCGCGACGCCGCACACCCCTGTCACGCGGTGATGGGCATCGCCGCCCTCGGCAATAGCCCGATGCAATCTGGCCCACGTGACGATGCCATTGGCTGGTCAACTGATGCTTTCCGCTCGCGACTCCGGCAAGCTGGGTCGCGTCGAGATCGCCGCGAGCTCCGGCATTGCCACCGATTTCTCGAGAATACACTGGAAAACGCCCTGGCGGAAATCGAAACCAAGTCGCTTGTGAAAAAGAACGAACTCGAGCGGCCCACGGAGGTGGTTATCGAGCGGCTGCGTCGTCGCAGCGCGGAATTTGCCGAGCGACGGCAGGACGTGTTGCAGGCGATTTCCGGCGAGACGACCAACTCCCCCAAGTACCTCCAGGAAATGGAAACGTGTGATGCCGATCTGCCGCCCGTGAAGGTAGCCCTGCTGGAGCTCGAGGGACGAGCGATCAACGACGAAAACAAGCTGCGATCCCGACAAATGCTCGTGGCGAAGAAACGCGCATTTGAACTGAGCCGGCTCTTGCAGGCTCGCCTGACGCTCCAGCGCGAGGCCGACCGTCTGACCGATCCGGCAGCAATTGAGGGCTTGCTGCGCGAGGACGCCTTTAACTCGGCTTTGAACACGACTCTAGTAAGCGCAAAGAGCGCTCGAGCGGGCACCAACATGCTGGAAGTCACTACCTGCGGAGCAATCCCCCCGTACAACCACTTGCTAGCCGGAAAGCTTACGGCCCTCCTTCTACTCAGCCCGCAAGTGGCGGACGACTATCGCCGGCGCTACGGCGACCAGCCATCGGTGATCAGCTCCCAACTCAAGAACGCGCCACGCACCAAGGGCTGCACGCTGGCCTGGCTCAACACCACCAGCCTTTTCGCGATCGGCAGCAGCCAGTACGAACGCTTGCGTCTGCCGGCCGGGATCATTGCCTCCGAGCAGCCGGAAATCCGCTACAAGTTCCTCGGCGAAACTGAGGGCTACGGCACCGTGCAGTTTTCCAAGGCAACGACGGAAGCCATTCAACAAGCACTGGAAGACGAGACGACTTATCGCCATGTCAATCACGTGTTTGGCGAGGGCCCCAGCCCGAAGTTCCGTAAACTCCGCAGTGGGATGGACCTGCTCGGCTTTAACGCTACCGTGTTGATGCGTCATGACCAACCGCGGCGCGTTTACGCGGTTTCGTTTTGGTCGAAGGCGGCAGAGTTTTTGCGAGGCGAATCGGCTCACGTCCCAGAATTTCTGCGTCACCCCGAAAGATATCGCGATGCCACCGACCGGATCGTGGAATATTGGCGTCGCCGTTGGCTTGCCAATCGGATTGACTTTGCACCCGCCCTGGAATCGCTTCGGCAGGGTAGGGGTTGGCTCCTGAGCGACCGGCTGCAGCCGACGGGGGAACCGACTCATCGCAAACAGCGTCCTGGTTCTGCAGGAAAGCCAGTGCAGAGCCACCCCGAACTCGATTTCTGGCGTGACTTAGCCGTGGCCGGCTCACGAGTCTGCGCGGATGAACTTACGGACGAGGAACTCTCTCGCCTGCACGTGCCACAACCGCTCGACAAGTTCCTCGTCGATAAGGTGAAAAAAGGCTTCAGTTTGATCCTCACGGGCAACGCCGGTGACGGCAAAACACATTTGTTGAAACGGCTAAAGTCGGAGTTCGACCGCGTCAAGGCGGAAGTTGTCTATGACGCGACAGCGATCATGAAGCCGGGAGACGTGTCGCCGATCCTTAAGCTTTGGAAAAAGGCGATCAAGGCTGGCCGACCGTTCTGTCTTGCGGCGAACGAATACCCTCTTTTCCTGCTGCGCCGGCACCAGGGACGTGAATTGCCGCAGCACATTGCTGAAATCGATCGTCAGTGCAAGGGTAGGTTGGTCTACGGGCCCGACGAAAGTCCCGAAGAGGCAGCGCGAGAGAAGGTTCTCGTCGTCGACCTTAGCTTGCGGAACCCTCTCGTATCTGGATTCGCGGAAAAGCTCTTGCAACAGATGCTGTCTCGACGGGAGGTCCTCGCCGCGGCGAAATCAGACGCCGAAGGTGATCTCGCTTGGAACTTGCGGCGACTCAATCAGCCGGAAATACAGACGAGGTTGTTGAACCTTTTTCACCGACTTGCTAGCGCCGGACGCCGGGCTACGGTGCGCGAACTGTGGATCCTCGTTGCACGGCTGCTGTTTGGGGAATGTCGCCCTGACAATGTCCCTGTACGATCGCCGTCGCGATGGTACTCGGAGCGGCTGTTTCAAACTGACCCGCGTTTCACATTGCCTGGTCTGCTCGCGGATCTTGCCGATCCGGCGCGTCACAGCCATCCGCGTTGGGATGCGCGGCTCGAATACAGCCAGACCAACGACGCAGATTGGCTGGTCGACGGTGTTCCAGTGTCTCAGGCTCGCGACGGCGATCGCTTCCGGGCCCTCAAGCGTCGCTTCTATTTCGAGCATCGGGAAGGGTTGCGAGCATTCGAGTTGGCAGGCACACCCGGTCAGCGGTTGCTCACGCTGCTGGTCGAGCTCCGTGAGCCCGACCATGGCTTCAAGAATAATCTCGTCGCGGCTATCAACCGCGCGTATTGTGCGGTGCCGTTTCCGGAGGCCGCGACGAACTTGTACCTATGGATCGGTCACCGGTTCCATGAGCAACCATCGCATGCGTACGTTGCGTGCCAACAAATCCCCGCGTCGACGCTACGATTCATGTTGCCGCGATTGCCGCGGCGGTTGAGCGGCGCGTTCGGATACCAGCCGGATCACGTCCGAGTCGAGTTCCAGCAATCTGCCGGTCAGTCCGTAAGGCTCGACGTGGATTACACGCTCTTTGTGGCACTGGAGAAGCTCGAGCAGGGCCTGCCACGGCACCTTTTGCCGGCTCGGGACGTGAATCGCCTCGATGCTTTCCTCGACGAACTTCGCCGCACGGACGTGTCGCAGACCAACGTGTTCTTCATTCACAACCATGACACACGGACAACCGCCAAGATTATTCTGTCCGCGGATGGAAAGCGTTACGAGGAGGTCACAACTTTTGAGTAA